A region of the Geomonas subterranea genome:
CCTCCGCAGAGAACTCTTAATTTCACCCGAAAAACCCGCCCAAGTATATCGGAACAAGGCTTTACGTCAAATTGGCGTCTTGCCAAATGCGCTCATACGTGTTATTGAAGAAACCTCTAACAATGGAAATTACCGAATGAAACCGACCACCAAGATACTGCTCATAGAAGACGATGACGGCAGCCGCGAGGCGATGCTCATCCTGCTCAAGGCAAGCGGCTTTGCCATCAAGGGATGCTCCAGCGGCAAGGAAGGCCTGGAGCAACTGGCGAGCGAGCCGTTCGACATCGTCATCAGCGACCTCTTCCTGCCCGACGTGAACGGCATTGACATCCTCACGCGGGTGAAGCAGGACTCCCCGCGCACCGAGGTCATCCTGGTCACCGGCCACGGCTCCGCCGAAACCGCGGTGCAGGCGATGAAGAAAGGGGCCTACGACTACATCACCAAGCCCCTCAACATCGAAGAGCTGCGCATCATCATCGACAAGGCCGTGGAAAAGGGGCAGCTCTTAAGCGAGAACGTCTACCTCAAGAAGCAGCTGCAGGACAAGTACGAGTTCGCCAACATCATCGGAAACTCGCAGGCCATGCAGCAGCTCTTCTCGCGCATGAAGCGGATCATCAAGACCGATTCCACCGTCCTCATCCTGGGCGAGTCCGGCACCGGCAAGGAGTTGGTCGCCAAGGCGATCCACTTCAACGGCAACCGGAAAGAGAAGCCCTTCATCGCGGTCAACTGCTCCGCTATCCCGGAAAACCTCCTGGAGAGCGAACTCTTCGGGCACGTGAAGGGAGCCTTCACCGGTGCAGTGAAGGAGAAGGTAGGCAAATTCGAGGCCGCCAACAACGGCACCATTTTCCTTGACGAGATCGGCACCCTTCCCATGCACCTGCAGACCAAGCTGTTGCGCGTGCTGCAGGAGCAGGAAGTCGAGCGGGTCGGCTCAAACAAGCAGATCAAGCTGGACGTGCGTGTCATTTCCGCCACCAACGTGAACCTCGAGGAGGAAGTCGCGCGCGGCAACTTCCGCGAGGACCTCTTCTACCGGCTCAACGTCATCCCGGTCCTGATCCCGCCTCTGCGTGAGCGCATCGAGGACATCCTCCCCCTCACCAGGCATTTTCTGGAGAAGAACTGCCGTTCCATGCAGCGTCCCATCATGCACCTCGACAAGGACGCCCTGGAGGCGCTCGAGGCGTACCCCTGGAATGGCAACGTGCGCGAGTTGGAGAACATCATGGAGCGCATTGTCGCACTCACCGAAGGTGACGTCATCACGCTTCGCGACCTCCCCGCCAACATCGCCAAGAACCACCAGGAAGGCAACCACTCCGTCAGCGTGACGCCGGCCGGCATCGACATGGTGCAGGCCATCAGCGAGATCGAGAAGCGCATGATCGGCG
Encoded here:
- a CDS encoding sigma-54-dependent transcriptional regulator, with the protein product MKPTTKILLIEDDDGSREAMLILLKASGFAIKGCSSGKEGLEQLASEPFDIVISDLFLPDVNGIDILTRVKQDSPRTEVILVTGHGSAETAVQAMKKGAYDYITKPLNIEELRIIIDKAVEKGQLLSENVYLKKQLQDKYEFANIIGNSQAMQQLFSRMKRIIKTDSTVLILGESGTGKELVAKAIHFNGNRKEKPFIAVNCSAIPENLLESELFGHVKGAFTGAVKEKVGKFEAANNGTIFLDEIGTLPMHLQTKLLRVLQEQEVERVGSNKQIKLDVRVISATNVNLEEEVARGNFREDLFYRLNVIPVLIPPLRERIEDILPLTRHFLEKNCRSMQRPIMHLDKDALEALEAYPWNGNVRELENIMERIVALTEGDVITLRDLPANIAKNHQEGNHSVSVTPAGIDMVQAISEIEKRMIGEALQLSGGVKARAAAMLSINRTTLVEKMRRLGMPL